ATGGAGAGGAGCCAgaaccactgccaccaccaccaccaccagggGCTGCTCGGGGCCCACGCTGCCTAGGCTCTGCCCTCCTGACCTCCCCACACCTCACGGTCTGGAAGGTCTTCTCCTCAAAGCGGTGGCCGGGAGGGTCCAGGCCTTGTGCTTGTGCCAGCTGCAAGATCTCCAGCTGCCTCTTACGGTCCTGGGCCAGCTTCTCAAACCTGACAGGGAGGGATGGGCTGGAGCGAGGAGGGAGGCCAGGGGCTGGCCAGGCTCAGGCAGCCTTCTCAGTCACCTCTCAGCCTGAGGACCAGCCCAAATCTCATGGCCGCTCAGTCAAGCAGAGTAAGGCAAATCTCCCTCTGGGGAGACTCCTGCAGACCTCCATCAGGTCCTGGCTAAGCACTCCTACCATCAGCTGACCCTTGTACCGTATCCCAAAGGGGACCAGGCCCCTTCCCCTTCATTTGAGGGCCTCCCTGGTCACCCCCTGCCTCAGCATAAAGCCCTACCAGTCTGGTAGAGATCAAGGGCTCTTAGATATCAGATAAAAGCTGCCAGGCCAGGGCTCCCCCCATCTAAACGAGGCCATGGCCCCAGTCTGTGCCCTGACAGCAGATGCTGGGCCACTCACCGTGTGGTTTCTGCCACATTGCCCTGGTGCATGAATTGCTTGGAGTACAGCAGGCACTTCTGGGAATGGAAGCAAAGCATGTTGGTGCACACCCTGGCACAGGGAAGTGGGAAGGGGAAGCTGGGCCTTGGAGAGGGCCTGGCTCAGAGAGCCTCTGCCTGATGCCTGCTGGGGATCTCATGGTGGGGAAGTCTGCCCCGCCTGAACTGCAATCTGTCTCCCTGCTATCTTTCCCCACATTTCTCCTTGTTCTACTTTCTGAGGCCAAACACAACAGATGTAACCCCTTCTGGCACTCCTGGAATGGAGGGCACTGGAAAGCCCCCAGCAAAGGCCCTGACCTCCTGCTGCTCCTGCAGCATCTTGTGCAGCTGAGCGTACACCTCCTCCGCCTTCTGGGATAGCCCCAGGTCCTCATGGCGAATGAGAACGAAGCCACCGTCCTCGTCAGTCAGAGAGGAAGAcacctgccccacccccaacacagAAATGAGGTTGGGGACCCTGCAGGTGGCCAACCCCTCAATGAACTGGATGCCTGAAACTGGGCTCCATACAGCCCCATGTCAGACCCACCTCCGGGTGTGGGTCCAGGCCCCTGAGCTTACCTTGGTCCCGCTGCTTCCCACACGGCCACCGCTGCGCACCAAGGCTATTTGTGTGTCCAGGGCCTTTGCAGCACGGAGATGGGCTTTGGCCTGTTCCAGGTCTTTGGCTCGCTTGGCTTGCAGGGCAGCTCGCTGGCACTGGAGTTTCCGGCTCTCCAACGAAGCTAGCTGTTCCCGGGCTGGGTGGACAAGAGCCCCTCCTGGTCCAAACTGGGGGCTCTGAGACCCCACCAACCTCCcccatctttccttcccctccctgggggcctttcatcctcttctcccttcccagggTCAAGGGCTACCCCCATTCCCTCTATGGGCTTACCTGCTTGGGACAAAGTCTCCTGGGAGGTAGAGCCCTTGGGCTCAGGGGACGGCACACCCGAGGGCCGGGCTACCTGGGGAGCTTGGCTAGGCCGCTGAGCTGGCTTCTTGGCCACTGGAGCCTGGGTCAGGGGCTCTTCCTAAGGAGGTGGGAGGGGGCGGTTATGACCCCTGGCTCCCACAGGAGTCGGAGAGATCATGAGAACAAATTGAGATCAGGAAGGGGCTGCTGAAGTCATCTAGCGACTACCCAAGGGGTGTGGGGTGTTAAACAAATGCAAGTctctttggactccaaatccaaggctctttccagtATATCAGTGTCACTGTCACCCCTTGGCAGAaggggaaaccaaggctcagagaagaTAAGAGGCTTGGTAACAAGGAGACCAAGGTCGTGAGTGGCATGACCACAAGTGGCTGGGCCCCAGGGGAAAGGCATCTTCCCCTGCCTGGTGACTCCCCCCCTACCTCATCCTCGtcctcatccttctcttcctGGCCACCCAGAAGCTGAGCCGCCTTCAAGGCTGCGGCCAAGGGGTTGTCCTCAGAGCCCAAGGAGGGTTCCAAGCCAGGGATAGGAGGGAAGcctggggcaggggagagagggtgggaggagagaccTGAAGGGGGAGGCTCTGAGCCAGAGGTCCCCCCCCGCCCGATTCCTCTCCTATGGCCTTGACTCAATGGGGGAGACCAAGACTGAAGCAGCCCCCACATACCCCATCCCTGAAGGGCCCCAGCTTCTGACCCACCTGGGGGGACAGGAAGTTCGGCCAAGTTCACTTTCCGCCCAGCTTTGTGTGCTCGAATGGCCTCCTGGTATTGCTAGGATTAAGGCCAGGAGGAAGGGTCAAAGGTTAGATGAGCCCCAAATGCCAAGCTGACACAAAAAGGATTTGGGGGCTCTAGAGCTGGAgagcatctagttcaacctctcctttgacagaggaagaagctgaggcaCATTCTGCCCCCTCTCCAGGGgatagagaaaggagggaaaggggagaaggtggCAGAGGAAACAGACCACATGGTctctggccctcccactctggGGCTCCAGGGCCCTGGGCTGAAGCAGGACACTAGGGTTTTATTCCCAGCCCTACCACTGACTGGGCAAGTCCTGCTGCCTTGCCCCCTCCCCTCCAGCTTTGCCATTCTATGGTTCTAAGAATGGGCAGGGTCCTACAGCTGCCTGCCCACCCCCCTCCCTACCCTAGAGCACAAGGTCACCTTGGCGATTCGCTCATGCATGCGCGCCTTCCGCACATCTCCGCTGCTTTTGGCCTGGGCGGCAGCTTCTTGGTATTTGCCTAGCCTCTGGCCCAAGGCCTCCAGAACCgtctggggctggggagggggcgcTGGGCCCAAGGAGGCCGTCAGCTCTTTCCCCTCCCTGACCCCAACCCTGTTCCCACCCACCTTGGGGGTGGTGTAGTCCCATCCCAAATGGTTCCCACAACTGACCCTTTCCGACCCTCCAGTGAGGGTCAGCAGAGGCCAGGTCAGGGCTAGCTGAGGacccacccccacccttcctgTTCAGTGTTTACCTAGGGCCAGGGTAGGGGCTGACATCACAGGTTTGGAGTGCTCCAGGGAGCCAGGGCTTGGGGGCAGCTGGGACTTCTTCAGAACTTTGAGCTCTATGGAGAGAGGGCAAAGAGAGGAAGAGGCATGCCAACATACAGAGATAAAACTAGGATAAAGCCTGCTTCCCTCCCCAGTCTGGgctgaggctcaaagaggaaTGACGATGAGGCTTGGCTCTGCTCACCTGAAGGGGCAGGGGGCATGCCGCTCAGGTCCACAGGCTGCCCACTCTCTAATGCCTCTAGCACAGCACCAAACCTCTAGGGTGAGAGAAAAGTCAGGTAAGGGCCTCCCCTTGGGCACTCACTGTCCTACTCCCATGGTGGCCTCTCCCAAGGGCCTAGCTGATTGTCAACCTGTTCatctcaagcctcagtttctccctccctcctactccGTGTCTGAGCCTGTTTCTTCCTCAGTACAATGAGGTGAGGGGGTCACCCTGAGAGCAGCCAGGCCTGGGCCGCACCTTGCCGATCCTCATGCACTCTCGGGCCCGCTCCAGGTCACCCTCCTGCTTGGCTTTCAAGGCGGCTGCTTTGTATTCCTTCTGCCgggtcagcagcagcagcagagagtCTGACCGGGAGAAAGCCCAGTTGAGGAACCAGGGCTGGGCCAGGGTCCATGGGCCCTTCCACTTCTCCTAGACCCTGGGGAGAAGCTCGGTATCTCTGATTACTTTGTAATGAGAGGGGTTGCCCACACTCCCATGTCCCATGAGGGACAAAGACAGGGGGCTGACTGGGCTCCCAGAAACCTACCTCCCTGGGTCTGGGGCAGCCAGGGACTCCAGGACAGAAGGGGTGGAGGGGCACTGGTTTGGCTCCCATGTACCTGGCTCCAGGGCACCCGCTTCTGGGGGTGCTGAGGTACTTGGAAGATCTGGAGTAGTTGAGGGCCCTGGTGTAGGTGGGGAGTCTGGGGTAGCTGGAGGATCCGAGGTAGCTGGAGGATCCGGAGAAGTTGGGGGTTCCCCAGAGCCTTCACTTTCTGCAGGGGGGGGGAGCTCTGGCCTCTTTCCACAGGCCACGGGAGGTGGGATCTCCTCCTCATTGATTTTCTGGCCTTTCTTCACAGCAGTCAGCTGGGTCTGCAGGGTCTGGGGGAGGAGAGGGTCTGAGgtccccaccccccaaacagGGCCAGGGGGCCCTCTCCTAGAGACTTGTCAGCTGGGGCCAGCTATTCTCCTCCCCACAGGCCCTAGGTctcactccccactccccaccttcAGGCCGCGCTCACACCGTCGGGCTTTGGCCCCATCCCCAGCCTCTCTGGCACTGGCAGCTGCTGCCTGGTAGTTGGCAATCCGTTCCTCCAGCAGCCCCTGCAACCCACCTGCTGTGGGCACTACCTGCAAGGCACAAAGACCATTAAGCTGAGAACTGGATGAGACTGGGGCAAGAGACCAAGATCGTTTTACAGACAGAGCAACTGAGGACAACACCGAGTCATGTGAGGCAACTGTGGTGGGTATTATCCCCACCGTACAGATCAGGGAACTGAGCCAAGGAAGCTCAGTGTTTGCCTGGACTGTGCTCCCTgcactgcctgcctgcctgccttgaGCCACAGTGCCGccctttccccacctccaggCTTGGCCATTCCATCCAAAGGCTTCCCTCCATCCTCAGCCCTCCCTGAAgctttctcccccttcctgtccttcctgtcCAGGGTCTTCCCGGGCTCTGGCCTGTGCACAGACAGTTCTGAGACCTGGAGCTCCCCTGCTCTCTCCCCAGCTCCAATTCCATGTCACCACCATGGGCAACACAAACCTGCATGTCTCCTTTGCAGCTGCCTGCTCCTTGTTTCTCCCTCACCATCAAGGGTGCTGTCCCCTTCCCACCCTCAGGTTCACAATCCAGCTATTGCCCTAATGCttcactctccctccccctcccaatctGTCATCAACACCCATTGATGTTCCCTCTGCAGCACCTCTCTGCTGACCCTGCCCTCGCCCTGGGCACCTTCCCCCCATCCCAACAGTCAGCCAAGGGTGTGCcagcctccagtctctcccaGCTCAGCTGCCGAGACTAAAACACAGATCTCTCCTACTCAAAAACCTTCCATCTCCCCCCTGCCTTGGAAGAAACTATCCCCCTACACTGGGGGCTCCTGCCTGCCTTTCCCATGAGCTGCCATCACCTCCTTCAAGCACCCCTGCCAGCTGCTCCACCTTGTAACCCCCATACCAAGAGAGCTCCCTGTGCACTTCTCAGCATTTCTAGCAGGTGCCCTTTGCTGCTGCCTCCATCACTTGTCTCATGACCTCTCCCTCTGGGTGCACTCTGTATTTAGTAATGGGGTACATCTGGTACCAGCTCTGGGGAACGGAAGCTCCTCAAGGACAAGCACTGCCTGGCActgccagtgcctggcacagaggaaacACCTGCTTACTGAATTCAAATGGACAGCACCGCATGTGGAAACTATTCAGAGCTCAGCTAGTAACTGTCTACACACAAAGTCTGGGGAAGGGGATGCCCTCAGTTCCACCCTTGCCCACCACCCCCACTGCCCCTGGCACCTCAGGTGCTGCAGGGGCAGAAAGCCGCGTTGGGGCCAGGGCCTGCTCAGGGCTGCTTAGTCCActgtcctcctctccctcatcctcCTCTCCGAGGACCTCCTGCAGCTCGGCCTGAGGAAAcaagaagggggaaggggcagCTGGGACCTTGGACAGCTCAGAGGCCAAGTTGGTGGTTTTCCATTCAGACAGGAGCCCCCTCCCTCACTGGGGCTTCATGTTCAGGGAAGGGACATGGGGGTCTGGAGCCTGAgcaaaggtctgggttcaaatttcccAATATTTCTCCTGGAAAACTTTGGGCAGGAACTTCCACTCCTGAGGCCTATTTCCCTCTGTCAAGCAAGGCCTGGACTTGGTGGCTCGGGAGGCCCCTTCCTGCCCCAGGTCTCAGATTCTACAGGACCTCAAATACTGGAAAAGTCACACCTTAGAATCATGGGAACTAGAACTGGGCTGCGCCACCCCCGTCacattttagaggaggaaacagaggcccagggagaaTCAACAATTggacccaaatcactctggttctgAGTCACCTAAGCAAGGGTTTGAGCTCCAGCCTTCTGGGTGGAGTCTACTGGGAGGGAACTTGGTCCCCTGTCCCCCACCCACACTCCCCCTCTAGCCACGTACCAGCAGGTCTGTATCTGCCTCTagctcctcatcttcctcatctgaggcCTCATCCCCCACATCCTGCAGGCATTCCGCAGCAAGCTTCTCAATGTGCGCCATGGGCAGGGGAACTAGGGTATACAGAGGGTCCCTCAGGGCTGAGCCAAGAAGCTCCAGGCTCCCAGAGAAGACCGGATCATGATAGAGACCCAGGGGACCTCAGGGACTATCGAATCTAAACCCTTCATTGTAGataaactgagccccagagaaaagggaaatgagcagcaagctgggatctgaacccaggaccaGCCTGTCAAGGTTCCCCGTGCCCCTACCCCAGAGACTGGAAAGTCTCCCTCTTGGCTCCTTGGAGCTGGGGGTGGGACAGGAGGTCCTGGAGGCTGCCCTACCTCCTAGGCACAAGTGGCAGGGCTGGCTAGACTAGCGGGGAGAGCCCCGCCCACACCAGGGTAACCACTGGAAATCCTCCAGCCAGACTGAGATACTCCCAGGACCTCCTTGACGCCCCAGTGCCCTTAGCCTGGCCCCCCACAGGAAGCCAGTAACGGCTCAGCTGCTTCCACCAGAGGGAGTGATGGGGGAGTTTCCGCCATTGGGGGAGGGTCACAGTAGGCAAAGTCCTGACTTCTAAAAAGCCCGCATACTAGACTTTCCACCCTCAGTCTAGATGCTGTCCTCAGGTGAGCAGAGCAGGGTCCCTCCAAGGGCCAGCACCTGAAAAGCTCCTACAATCCCTGAGACACTTAGATCAACACACCATCTCACCTCCTCTTCAGGAAGGACCTCAATCCCCAACCTCTCAAGGAGAGGTTCTTGGTTACAGAGCCCTGCAGCCCAGGCTACCTCAAATGTTGACTAGCCAGTCATTACTGACCCAGGCAACTCTCCTGGCCTCTAGTTATAGACACTGGTGGGCAGAGTCCACACTGGGAAGGACCCACGTGGAGGAGATCCAAGGCCTGGCTCAGCCAGCTCAGAATGGGAAGATAAGCATCCCATCAGCCTCTGCCCTGCTCAGCCCAGCCATGGGGGTAGCAGGCACAACATGGCCtagtagacctgggttcaaatctagccccaggtACTTCCTAGTTAGGAGACTTTGGTCAAGCTGCTTTACCTCTCTTGccctgccttagtttcttcaactatcaAACGAGGGGGCTGGATTTGACGGGCTCCAAGGTCCCACCAGCTGCAAGTTGCTGATCAGTCCTGGGCCTCACAGTTTGGGAAGGATATGGGTAAGCTGGAGGACCCAGCAAAGGGAAGATCTCAGGGCTCATCTGGGCCTCCACTCATTTACagactgggaaactgaggcccagggatgggGCCCAAGCTCTGATTTTCATTGTGACTAGTGGAGGGGGGGAAGGATATCAAGTCCAGGCCATAGAAGGACCTTATGCTGAGAAGACTGAGAGGAGTCAGGAAAGCTGAGGGCAGTGAGCAGCCAAGGAAGAAATCCCTAGTAACCACGTGGGCTGGGCGGCTGTGTTAGGTGGTGAGCCCCTTTCCAGCTCAGAGGTTCCAGGAAGGCAGCCCTGGGGTCCAGCACCTTCTCCACATGTGGTGGACAAAGCACTGGGAGCGCATAAGACCAGCCTTTTCCCCAAACCCATCTTCCCTTGTGGCCTGGGGATTCAAAGAGGCTCAGAAAGTCCCTCCCACATTCCAGGACTGGGCCTATGAGCCCAGCCCCCCAGCTGTGGCCCTGGCCCGACTCACCTTTCCTCTTGGGCCTGGCCTTGCTCTCTGGGGCTCCAGAATCGCCAGTGAGAGCTAACAGCTCTGCCTCCAAGTCTCCATCATCTTCCCCATCGTCCTGGGCCTCCAGCATCATGTCTTCTGGACTGAACTCAACAAAGAGCCCCAGCTgtgggtggggaaagaggatgggGAGGGGCTCAACCCAGGAGGCTGGGATTCTTATGTTTCCAGAGGAGTTCAAGATTCACAAATTGATCTcacaagcaacaagcatttataaagtatttgccagccctgtgaggtaggtgccattatgccaatattccaaatgaggaaattgaggctcgcAGCAGGTTGGATTCACACCTGGTCGGTCGGACTTCAAGTCCAGCCGCCCAGCTACTAGGAGGTCATACAGACTCCTCAGTCCAGCCCAACCACTTGACATATAAGAAAACCGAGGTCCagtttaaattacttgtccaaggtcaaagaaATGGTTAATATTCGGGGCAATCAAGATTCTAAGGCCCATTTCCTGTGCCTACACCCAGGGCCCGGGGGacttgtttttacaaatattttgaggATCCCATGTCAgcataactggtttcctttgcagTCCTACGCACTTGGGTCCAGGATACAAACAAGGAGACAGCCCTGAGTCCAGACCTCACTGCCCCTGCAGGAGGGTCCCTCTCAACCTCGAAGCCTCCCGCCCTCAGATGCCCCCAACCCCCCTTCCCAGCAAACCTGGGCCTGGGGCCACCCTGCAGGCAGGACCTGTGGGCCAGGGCTCACCATTTACTGTCCCGGCAGCCGTGCCAGGCTCGTGCCATCCTCAGTCCCCCTCCCACTCCACACTGGACCTGGCACTCTCCGGGGGGCCCTGCTTGGCTAACCTCACCCCCCACAGGCCTCTGCCCAGCTCCTGTGCGCTGGAGACCCAGGCCCCTCAGCCCGGTCCAGCAGCCGCACTGCCAGACGTGAacccaagaagacctgagctctgACTCCACTCAGACCTTGGTCACTTGGGCCTGGAGATGGGGTCTGAGAGCAGGGCCTAGGGGAGCcccaggggagggaggggggcaacTCTCGGGCTCCCCAGCTGCGAAGGGGGGCTGGTGGAGGCCAAGGGGGACCCCGGCGCCCGCCAGGCACCAAAGCCAACAGGTATACAGCAGGCACTTAGTGCCccttcttctgtaaagtgaaggcTCCATGGCCTGCAGGGCTGTGCCGCTCTAAACGTAAACTGACCCGGTCCTGGTCCAAACACAACCGAGGCCCTCAGCGGCACCCCCGCCCCGGGCGGtcattcctctttccccctcGGAGAGTCTGGGCCGGGACTGGGCCCGCAGCACCGACGGAGAGCCTGGCGCCTGGCACGGCGGGGAGTCAGCGCCGAGGCTGGAGGCACGGCCCGGGCCGCACCTGCCCCCGGGGGCAGCGCTCAGGACGTCTCGCCTCCCCTGGGCTCGGACCCCGGCCCGGCCCTCCCGGGAGGGGGACGACCCTCCCCCGTACCTGCTTGGCCGCCGCCACCCCCTGGCCACGGGCCTGGGGGCCCTTCCTGGGTCTCGGTCCGGGCATCTCGGCCTCGCCGCCTCCAGGGGGCGCGGGGGGGAATCGGAGAGCCCCCGCCGGCCCGCAGCCCCAGGATCTAGAACCCCAGAACCCAGGCAGAACctggggcgggggcggggccgcAACGTCCGCACGGGCAGAGGCGGGGGCCGGGCCACGTGACCCTGGGGTTCCCCTCCCCCGCCCTCCACACCTGGCCCCAGGTGGGCCGCGATGAGGAGGGGTCTGCACTCACTCCGCGCCCCGGGCTGCCCCCGACCCCGACCCTCCCTCGGGTCCTGCAGAGCCGGCCGGAAGCCCTTGGAGGCCGCGCGACTAGGCCTCCTCAGCCCACGTGACCCCGCGGGCCGGGCGGCGCCCAGTGCGCATGGGCCCGGCTAGGGGGCGTGGCCCGGGGCGCGCGAGGGGCGGGACGACGAGGCGAGGAATGCGGAAGGGCTCGGCCATTCAGCGGCAGAAGCGCTGGGCCCGAAAGCCCTAGGGCCGGGAGGGGCGGGGCAAGGGGCGAGGGCGTGGCCTGGTCCGGAGGAGGGGAAGGCGTTGCGCGTTCGCGTCCCTGCGTGcgcgccccgcccccgccccgcccagCTCATCTGCCCCGCCCCCATGCGCCCGCTGGGTGCGAGAGCTCGTAGGAGGGGGGAACTCAGAAAgggtgctgggggaggggaggctccCCTTTACGCGCGAGTGAAATGGGCGTGCACTTAGTAATCGCCTGCTGTGTACCAGCCTCCTACTTCCGGTGTGTAAACACCTGGGCACAAACATGATATAACCAGGAATTCGTTAGGGATGATCACAGGGGAGGCTCCCTGATGGAAGAAGGATTTTAGCTGAAATATAGAGGTGAGGGAGAGCATCCGGGgcacagccagtgcaaatgcctggagtctggagatggactatcttgtttgaggaacagcgtGGGTGGCCTGGGTCCCTgcaggggaagggggaggcaAGTGGAGGCAAACCTTCGCTTTGGGATGGTCAAGTTTAGGGCTGGTCTGGAGTGGGGGCAGACATGAGGCAGgcagacacccccccccccccagctatTGCAGCTGTCCAGGTGTGAggggatgagggtctgcacccccgggggagggggcagagaaggGCCCAGTCAGGGAGGTCAGAAGCCTGTGAATAGGAGGGGGGAGGCTATGATGGCACAAGGGGCAGGGGCAGCTTTGAGTTGATCTGGTTCCCTGAGGGGCCAAAATGGGGAAAGGTGGCCAGTGAAGACAGGATGCTGAGGACAGGTCCAGGGGAGTCTACACTCCCTCTCCTGGGAGTTCCCTCAGCTCCAGGGACCCTCGGACCCCGGATCTCTATCTCCAGCCCTCCTGGAGGTTCACAGTCAGCTTCCAGTGGACAGATGGCCCTGGAGGGCCCTCCCGGCTCAGATCGACTTTGAAATGCCCTTTACAGAAGGCCACATTTTTCCTGAGTGGCAGCGCCCACCACGACCCCCCGAGAAGGTCTGGACCCATGAGGACCCTCCCCTGCACCCGCAGGAGCAGGCAGCTCCATCTCTGGCCAGCTCAGTCATTAGGAGCTTGTCAGTATC
The DNA window shown above is from Notamacropus eugenii isolate mMacEug1 chromosome 2, mMacEug1.pri_v2, whole genome shotgun sequence and carries:
- the CC2D1B gene encoding coiled-coil and C2 domain-containing protein 1B isoform X1 translates to MPGPRPRKGPQARGQGVAAAKQLGLFVEFSPEDMMLEAQDDGEDDGDLEAELLALTGDSGAPESKARPKRKVPLPMAHIEKLAAECLQDVGDEASDEEDEELEADTDLLAELQEVLGEEDEGEEDSGLSSPEQALAPTRLSAPAAPEVVPTAGGLQGLLEERIANYQAAAASAREAGDGAKARRCERGLKTLQTQLTAVKKGQKINEEEIPPPVACGKRPELPPPAESEGSGEPPTSPDPPATSDPPATPDSPPTPGPSTTPDLPSTSAPPEAGALEPDSLLLLLTRQKEYKAAALKAKQEGDLERARECMRIGKRFGAVLEALESGQPVDLSGMPPAPSELKVLKKSQLPPSPGSLEHSKPVMSAPTLALAPPPQPQTVLEALGQRLGKYQEAAAQAKSSGDVRKARMHERIAKQYQEAIRAHKAGRKVNLAELPVPPGFPPIPGLEPSLGSEDNPLAAALKAAQLLGGQEEKDEDEDEEEPLTQAPVAKKPAQRPSQAPQVARPSGVPSPEPKGSTSQETLSQAAREQLASLESRKLQCQRAALQAKRAKDLEQAKAHLRAAKALDTQIALVRSGGRVGSSGTKVSSSLTDEDGGFVLIRHEDLGLSQKAEEVYAQLHKMLQEQQEKCLLYSKQFMHQGNVAETTRFEKLAQDRKRQLEILQLAQAQGLDPPGHRFEEKTFQTVRIFSELNSTEMHLLIVRGMNLPAPPGVTPDDLDAFVRFEFHYPSSDQAQKSKTSVVKNTNSPEFDQLFKLNINRNHRGFRRLVQNKGIKFEIFHKGYLPWSGLSSPTPIHRSFFRSDKQVGTAHLKLERLETECEIREILEVLDGRKPTGGKLEVKVRLREPLSGQDMQTVTENWLVLEPRGL
- the CC2D1B gene encoding coiled-coil and C2 domain-containing protein 1B isoform X2 — protein: MPGPRPRKGPQARGQGVAAAKQLGLFVEFSPEDMMLEAQDDGEDDGDLEAELLALTGDSGAPESKARPKRKVPLPMAHIEKLAAECLQDVGDEASDEEDEELEADTDLLAELQEVLGEEDEGEEDSGLSSPEQALAPTRLSAPAAPEVVPTAGGLQGLLEERIANYQAAAASAREAGDGAKARRCERGLKTLQTQLTAVKKGQKINEEEIPPPVACGKRPELPPPAESEGSGEPPTSPDPPATSDPPATPDSPPTPGPSTTPDLPSTSAPPEAGALEPDSLLLLLTRQKEYKAAALKAKQEGDLERARECMRIGKRFGAVLEALESGQPVDLSGMPPAPSELKVLKKSQLPPSPGSLEHSKPVMSAPTLALAPPPQPQTVLEALGQRLGKYQEAAAQAKSSGDVRKARMHERIAKQYQEAIRAHKAGRKVNLAELPVPPGFPPIPGLEPSLGSEDNPLAAALKAAQLLGGQEEKDEDEDEEEPLTQAPVAKKPAQRPSQAPQVARPSGVPSPEPKGSTSQETLSQAAREQLASLESRKLQCQRAALQAKRAKDLEQAKAHLRAAKALDTQIALVRSGGRVGSSGTKVSSSLTDEDGGFVLIRHEDLGLSQKAEEVYAQLHKMLQEQQEKCLLYSKQFMHQGNVAETTRFEKLAQDRKRQLEILQLAQAQGLDPPGHRFEEKTFQTVRIFSELNSTEMHLLIVRGMNLPAPPGVTPDDLDAFVRFEFHYPSSDQAQKSKTSVVKNTNSPEFDQLFKLNINRNHRGFRRLVQNKGIKFEIFHKGSFFRSDKQVGTAHLKLERLETECEIREILEVLDGRKPTGGKLEVKVRLREPLSGQDMQTVTENWLVLEPRGL
- the CC2D1B gene encoding coiled-coil and C2 domain-containing protein 1B isoform X3 codes for the protein MPGPRPRKGPQARGQGVAAAKQLGLFVEFSPEDMMLEAQDDGEDDGDLEAELLALTGDSGAPESKARPKRKVPLPMAHIEKLAAECLQDVGDEASDEEDEELEADTDLLAELQEVLGEEDEGEEDSGLSSPEQALAPTRLSAPAAPEVVPTAGGLQGLLEERIANYQAAAASAREAGDGAKARRCERGLKTLQTQLTAVKKGQKINEEEIPPPVACGKRPELPPPAESEGSGEPPTSPDPPATSDPPATPDSPPTPGPSTTPDLPSTSAPPEAGALEPDSLLLLLTRQKEYKAAALKAKQEGDLERARECMRIGKRFGAVLEALESGQPVDLSGMPPAPSELKVLKKSQLPPSPGSLEHSKPVMSAPTLALAPPPQPQTVLEALGQRLGKYQEAAAQAKSSGDVRKARMHERIAKQYQEAIRAHKAGRKVNLAELPVPPGFPPIPGLEPSLGSEDNPLAAALKAAQLLGGQEEKDEDEDEEEPLTQAPVAKKPAQRPSQAPQVARPSGVPSPEPKGSTSQETLSQAAREQLASLESRKLQCQRAALQAKRAKDLEQAKAHLRAAKALDTQIALVRSGGRVGSSGTKVSSSLTDEDGGFVLIRHEDLGLSQKAEEVYAQLHKMLQEQQEKCLLYSKQFMHQGNVAETTRFEKLAQDRKRQLEILQLAQAQGLDPPGHRFEEKTFQTVRIFSELNSTEMHLLIVRGMNLPAPPGVTPDDLDAFVRFEFHYPSSDQAQKSKTSVVKNTNSPEFDQLFKLNINRNHRGFRRLVQNKGIKFEIFHKGPGDQDWPSSCTFSATSHGQG